A stretch of Paenibacillus mucilaginosus 3016 DNA encodes these proteins:
- a CDS encoding endonuclease Q family protein, whose product MSLKPYYADLHIHIGRTEAGEAVKISAANNLTFYNIAREASERKGIEIIGIIDCHSPGVQREMEHYLMTGEMEERDGGGIAYHRTTVMLGCELEVREPGMGPVHLIAYLPKLADMQSFTVWLSKHMKNVQLSSQRLYVPSRELQQEVLGRGGLLVPAHIFTPHKSVYGSGSSRMEHLLDLDGIAGVELGLSADSVMAGYISELDRYTFLTNSDAHSLPKIGREYNEFAMEEASFSELRRVLGGEEGRGVLANYGLNPRLGKYHRTYCDSCSSILDEGGAVVTERCLYCGSTKLVRGVMDRILSIADRDEPYVPESRPPYRYQVPLEYIPGLGPKLYGRLLERFGTEMNLLHRASREELEEAAGETIAGYLLDARAGTLELETGGGGKYGRVKK is encoded by the coding sequence ATGAGCCTGAAGCCGTACTACGCCGATCTGCATATTCACATCGGGCGCACGGAAGCGGGGGAAGCTGTCAAGATCAGTGCGGCGAACAACCTGACCTTCTACAATATCGCCCGGGAGGCTTCGGAGCGCAAAGGCATCGAGATTATCGGCATTATCGACTGCCATTCTCCCGGCGTGCAGCGCGAGATGGAGCATTACCTCATGACCGGCGAGATGGAAGAGCGTGACGGCGGCGGCATCGCGTATCACCGGACGACGGTCATGCTCGGCTGCGAGCTCGAGGTGCGCGAGCCCGGCATGGGCCCGGTGCACCTGATCGCTTATCTTCCGAAGCTGGCCGACATGCAGTCGTTCACCGTCTGGCTGTCGAAGCACATGAAGAACGTGCAGCTGAGCTCACAGCGCCTCTATGTGCCTTCCCGGGAACTCCAGCAGGAGGTGCTCGGGCGCGGAGGGCTGCTCGTTCCGGCGCATATTTTCACGCCGCACAAGAGCGTCTACGGCAGCGGCTCGAGCCGGATGGAGCATCTGCTTGATCTTGACGGCATCGCCGGGGTGGAGCTCGGCCTGAGCGCCGACTCCGTCATGGCGGGCTATATCAGCGAGCTCGACCGCTACACCTTCCTCACGAACTCCGATGCCCATTCCCTGCCGAAGATCGGCCGGGAATACAACGAGTTCGCGATGGAGGAAGCGTCCTTCAGCGAGCTGCGGCGGGTGCTGGGCGGAGAGGAGGGACGGGGCGTGCTGGCCAACTACGGCCTCAATCCGCGCCTCGGGAAGTACCACCGCACCTACTGCGACAGCTGCTCCTCGATCCTGGATGAGGGGGGCGCCGTGGTGACGGAGCGCTGCCTTTACTGCGGAAGCACGAAGCTCGTACGCGGGGTGATGGACCGGATTCTGTCCATCGCCGACCGGGACGAGCCGTATGTGCCCGAGAGCCGGCCGCCGTACCGGTATCAGGTGCCGCTCGAGTACATTCCCGGGCTCGGGCCGAAGCTGTACGGCCGTCTGCTCGAGCGGTTCGGCACCGAGATGAACCTGCTCCACCGCGCTTCCCGCGAGGAGCTGGAGGAGGCGGCGGGGGAGACGATCGCCGGGTATCTGCTGGACGCCCGCGCCGGAACCCTGGAGCTCGAAACCGGAGGCGGCGGGAAGTACGGCAGGGTGAAGAAATAA
- the ald gene encoding alanine dehydrogenase yields the protein MIIGVPKELKNNENRVALTPGGAAMLHAAGHEVLIESGAGGGSGFSDEEYAGEGAQIVPEAAEVWARSEMIMKVKEPLPSEYDYFREGLTLFTYLHLAAEPKLTEALVRSKVTGIAYETIQLPSGGLPLLTPMSEVAGRMSVQVGAQFLEQSYGGRGILLGGVPGVPPADVIILGGGIVGTNAAKMALGLGANVVVIERSADRLRYLDDVFFGRIRTLMSNPYNIANAVQKADLLIGAVLIPGARAPKLVTEDMVKTMKPGAVIVDVAVDQGGSIETVDRVTTHSQPTYEKHGVIHYAVANMPGAVPRTSTLALTNVTITYALEIAGKGVTRALYGNPPLKLGVNTYQGHVTYPAVAEAVGLPYTGLDSLLPIS from the coding sequence GTGATTATTGGCGTACCGAAGGAACTGAAGAACAACGAGAACCGGGTGGCTCTGACCCCGGGCGGCGCTGCGATGCTGCACGCGGCCGGACACGAAGTGCTGATCGAGAGCGGGGCCGGGGGCGGCAGCGGCTTCAGCGATGAGGAGTATGCGGGGGAAGGGGCGCAGATCGTGCCGGAGGCGGCGGAAGTATGGGCCCGCTCCGAGATGATCATGAAGGTCAAGGAGCCGCTTCCCTCCGAGTATGACTATTTCCGCGAGGGCCTGACGCTGTTCACTTATCTGCATCTGGCGGCCGAGCCGAAGCTGACCGAGGCGCTCGTACGCAGCAAGGTGACCGGTATCGCCTACGAGACGATCCAGCTGCCGAGCGGCGGTCTGCCGCTGCTCACGCCGATGAGCGAGGTCGCGGGCCGGATGTCCGTCCAGGTCGGCGCGCAGTTCCTCGAGCAGTCGTACGGCGGCCGGGGGATTCTGCTCGGCGGTGTGCCGGGTGTGCCCCCTGCGGATGTCATCATCCTCGGCGGCGGCATTGTCGGCACGAATGCAGCCAAGATGGCGCTCGGCCTCGGCGCGAATGTGGTTGTGATCGAGCGCAGCGCGGACCGGCTCCGCTACCTCGACGACGTCTTCTTCGGGCGGATCCGTACGCTGATGTCGAATCCGTATAATATCGCCAACGCCGTACAGAAAGCCGATCTCCTGATCGGTGCCGTACTTATTCCGGGCGCCCGTGCGCCGAAGCTCGTCACCGAGGACATGGTGAAGACGATGAAGCCCGGTGCGGTCATCGTCGACGTCGCGGTGGACCAGGGCGGCTCGATCGAGACCGTCGACCGCGTCACTACGCACAGCCAGCCGACCTACGAGAAGCATGGTGTCATCCACTATGCGGTGGCCAATATGCCGGGGGCCGTACCGCGTACCTCCACACTGGCGCTGACGAATGTGACGATCACGTATGCGCTTGAGATTGCCGGCAAAGGGGTCACCCGCGCGCTCTACGGCAATCCGCCGCTGAAGCTTGGAGTGAATACGTACCAGGGACACGTCACCTATCCGGCTGTGGCTGAGGCGGTGGGACTTCCTTATACGGGGCTTGACTCGCTTCTGCCGATTTCCTGA
- a CDS encoding YhcN/YlaJ family sporulation lipoprotein has protein sequence MASRFRHPRPPFGCGRLSAVSCCFLLGALAVTACSSPAPRRPAEGEGVQAYGAGMKFSRMQADLPTEREEQIVPADEAAAAVEAVPGVNEACVVLHRRQAIAAVALDEPAGEMSGQVRERIEQAVRLSGTPAERIRITAHPGFLKRLQAYTETVRGGRSVPGFNREFPELLREAFPGEGD, from the coding sequence ATGGCATCCCGATTCCGACATCCACGGCCCCCCTTCGGCTGCGGACGCTTGTCTGCCGTCTCGTGCTGCTTCCTGCTCGGCGCCTTGGCCGTCACCGCCTGCTCTTCCCCTGCTCCCCGGCGGCCGGCAGAAGGGGAAGGCGTACAGGCCTATGGCGCCGGAATGAAGTTCAGCCGGATGCAGGCGGACCTGCCGACCGAGCGGGAGGAGCAGATTGTGCCGGCCGACGAGGCGGCCGCCGCCGTGGAAGCCGTGCCCGGCGTCAATGAGGCCTGCGTGGTGCTGCACCGCCGGCAGGCCATCGCCGCTGTGGCGCTCGACGAGCCGGCGGGGGAGATGAGCGGGCAGGTGCGGGAGCGGATCGAGCAGGCCGTGCGTCTCAGCGGGACACCGGCCGAGCGCATCCGGATCACCGCCCATCCGGGCTTCCTGAAGCGGCTGCAGGCCTATACGGAGACGGTCCGCGGCGGAAGAAGCGTGCCGGGCTTCAACCGGGAATTTCCCGAGCTGCTCCGTGAGGCGTTTCCCGGGGAGGGCGATTGA
- the prli42 gene encoding stressosome-associated protein Prli42 translates to MPNKTLFKIVVYLMIASMLLSTILLTATSFY, encoded by the coding sequence TTGCCAAACAAGACCCTGTTTAAAATTGTCGTTTATCTCATGATTGCATCCATGCTGCTCTCTACGATCCTTCTCACGGCCACCTCGTTCTACTAG
- a CDS encoding D-alanyl-D-alanine carboxypeptidase family protein — protein MISKVLKWFVSAQLLLMLALPAALAEEGKGAAQVDLAPNATSAVIIDADTGTVIFEKNKDAKLPPASITKIMTMLLTMEALDAGKLKMDDKVPTSEYAASMGGSQIFLEPGEEMTVQDMLKGIAMASGNDASVAMAEKIAGSEEAFVRMMNERAEQLGMKNTKFVNPNGLPAEGHVSSAYDIALMSRELLKHEEITKFTGQYQDYLRKDTPKPFWLVNTNKLVRFYNGADGLKTGYTSEAKFCLSATAKRDNLRVISVVMGEPDTKTRNAEVTRLFDYSFSQYTNLPIYKTGDAIGEMKVGKGEVPVVPLTAKHSYSLLLKKGEAADGIRHEVQLLPDLKAPVAAGQPIGKIVVYKGDQVINEFPLESPVEVKKAGWWTLTKRTAKKMFFLD, from the coding sequence ATGATCTCCAAAGTACTCAAATGGTTCGTGTCCGCCCAGCTCTTGCTGATGCTTGCGCTGCCTGCGGCGCTGGCTGAAGAGGGCAAGGGTGCGGCGCAGGTCGATCTGGCGCCGAACGCGACATCCGCCGTCATTATCGATGCGGATACCGGTACCGTGATCTTTGAGAAGAATAAGGACGCCAAGCTGCCGCCGGCTTCGATCACCAAGATCATGACGATGCTGCTGACGATGGAAGCGCTCGATGCCGGCAAGCTCAAAATGGACGACAAGGTGCCGACGAGCGAATATGCGGCCTCGATGGGCGGCTCCCAGATCTTCCTGGAGCCGGGCGAAGAAATGACCGTGCAGGATATGCTCAAGGGTATCGCAATGGCCTCGGGCAACGATGCGTCGGTGGCGATGGCCGAGAAGATCGCGGGCTCCGAGGAAGCGTTCGTCCGCATGATGAACGAGAGGGCCGAGCAGCTCGGCATGAAGAACACGAAGTTCGTGAACCCGAACGGGCTGCCGGCGGAAGGCCATGTTTCGTCCGCGTACGACATCGCCTTGATGTCGAGGGAGCTTCTGAAGCACGAGGAGATCACGAAGTTCACCGGGCAGTATCAGGATTACCTTCGCAAGGATACGCCGAAGCCTTTCTGGCTGGTGAATACGAACAAGCTGGTGCGCTTCTACAACGGGGCCGACGGCCTGAAGACGGGGTATACGAGCGAAGCAAAGTTCTGTCTCTCCGCGACAGCGAAGCGGGATAACCTGCGCGTCATTTCCGTGGTGATGGGCGAGCCGGACACGAAGACCCGCAACGCTGAGGTCACACGTCTGTTCGACTATTCGTTCTCCCAGTACACGAACCTGCCGATCTACAAGACCGGCGACGCCATCGGCGAGATGAAGGTGGGCAAAGGCGAGGTGCCGGTCGTTCCTCTGACGGCGAAGCATTCCTACTCCCTGCTGCTGAAGAAAGGCGAGGCGGCGGACGGGATCCGTCACGAGGTGCAGCTGCTGCCGGACCTGAAAGCGCCGGTCGCCGCGGGCCAGCCGATCGGCAAGATCGTGGTCTACAAGGGAGACCAGGTCATCAACGAATTCCCGCTGGAATCGCCGGTCGAGGTGAAGAAGGCCGGCTGGTGGACGCTGACGAAGCGTACCGCCAAGAAGATGTTCTTCCTGGATTAA
- a CDS encoding NUDIX hydrolase, with product MTRSIPKKFEEITISTQPVFQGKIISLQVDTVKLPGGGEATREIVKHPGAVAVLALTPEDKILMVEQYRKPLERSQVEIPAGKLDAGEDPLAAAQRELQEETGYRCGKIRLLSSFYTSPGFADEIIHLYAAEELIPGTAQPDEDEFLNVEELTFDEAQEYIRDGRISDAKTIMAVYAWQIYRLTGSLPE from the coding sequence ATGACGCGCTCTATTCCCAAAAAATTTGAAGAAATTACTATATCGACCCAGCCGGTCTTCCAGGGCAAGATCATCTCGCTGCAGGTGGATACGGTGAAGCTTCCCGGCGGCGGGGAAGCGACCCGCGAGATCGTGAAGCATCCGGGAGCCGTGGCCGTGCTGGCCCTGACGCCGGAGGATAAGATCCTGATGGTCGAGCAGTACCGCAAGCCGCTGGAGCGCAGTCAGGTGGAGATACCGGCAGGCAAGCTCGACGCCGGGGAAGATCCGCTTGCAGCCGCCCAGCGGGAGCTCCAGGAGGAGACCGGCTACCGGTGCGGGAAGATCCGGCTCTTATCTTCCTTTTATACCTCGCCCGGGTTTGCCGACGAGATCATCCACCTGTACGCCGCCGAGGAGCTGATCCCGGGCACAGCCCAGCCGGACGAAGACGAGTTCCTGAACGTCGAGGAGCTGACCTTCGATGAGGCGCAGGAGTATATCCGGGACGGCCGGATCTCCGACGCCAAGACGATCATGGCCGTCTATGCCTGGCAGATCTACCGCCTGACAGGATCGCTGCCCGAATGA
- a CDS encoding M20/M25/M40 family metallo-hydrolase has translation MIQEKRLVAEFMELVQIDSETKHEEEISRVLKEKFTALGLTVQEDDSASKTGHGSGNLFFTLAPSGAPGAPKLFFTSHMDTVTPGKGVKPQLGEDGYIRSDGTTILGADDKAGLAAMFEAIRVLKEHNIPHGQIQFAITAGEESGLLGSRNMDAKLIDADFGYALDSNGTIGDIAVAAPTQAKIYITFWGRSAHAGVNPEDGISAIAVASKAISRMPLGRIDSETTANIGRFEGGVDGATNIVVERVRLEGEARSITDEKMYAQVEKMRAACESAAEESGAKLEFKSDVIYPAYMYDETAPVVKLASAALRSVGCTPRTFHSGGGSDANMFNGIGIPTVNLAVGYLDIHTTKERIAVSDLVKTAEVVVAIVKETAAQAQA, from the coding sequence ATGATTCAGGAAAAGCGGCTGGTCGCGGAATTTATGGAATTGGTGCAGATTGACAGCGAAACGAAGCACGAAGAGGAAATCTCGCGGGTGCTCAAGGAGAAGTTCACAGCGCTCGGCTTGACCGTTCAGGAGGACGACTCCGCTTCAAAGACCGGCCACGGCTCGGGCAACCTGTTCTTCACCCTGGCTCCATCGGGAGCGCCGGGAGCACCGAAGCTCTTCTTCACCTCCCACATGGACACGGTCACACCGGGCAAGGGCGTAAAGCCGCAGCTCGGGGAAGACGGCTATATCCGAAGCGACGGGACGACGATCCTGGGCGCGGACGACAAGGCAGGCCTCGCCGCCATGTTCGAAGCGATCCGTGTGCTCAAGGAGCACAACATCCCGCACGGCCAGATCCAGTTCGCGATCACGGCGGGCGAGGAGTCGGGCCTGCTCGGCTCGCGCAACATGGACGCGAAGCTGATCGACGCGGACTTCGGCTACGCGCTGGACTCCAACGGTACGATCGGGGATATTGCGGTGGCGGCTCCGACCCAGGCGAAGATCTACATTACGTTCTGGGGCCGTTCGGCCCATGCGGGCGTGAACCCGGAGGACGGCATCTCGGCGATCGCGGTGGCCAGCAAAGCGATCTCCCGCATGCCGCTCGGGCGCATCGACAGCGAGACGACGGCGAACATCGGACGCTTCGAAGGCGGTGTGGACGGGGCTACGAACATCGTGGTGGAACGCGTCCGCCTCGAAGGCGAAGCCCGTTCGATCACGGACGAGAAGATGTACGCCCAGGTGGAGAAAATGCGCGCAGCCTGCGAATCGGCCGCCGAGGAATCGGGCGCGAAGCTCGAGTTCAAGAGCGACGTCATCTACCCGGCTTACATGTATGATGAGACGGCGCCGGTCGTGAAGCTGGCCTCCGCCGCACTGCGGAGCGTCGGCTGCACGCCGCGCACCTTCCACTCCGGCGGAGGAAGCGACGCCAACATGTTCAACGGCATCGGGATTCCGACGGTCAACCTGGCGGTCGGCTACCTCGACATCCACACGACGAAGGAACGGATCGCCGTGTCCGATCTCGTGAAGACGGCGGAAGTCGTCGTGGCGATCGTGAAGGAAACGGCCGCCCAGGCACAGGCATAG
- a CDS encoding YqzK family protein, with the protein MIFHFSLRKWKERFRFLLLFTAFTVALYHALLLVTTWIEPGSRYREPEGRAVKVFLNEGDALAGTGTMGERLRLFYEIGE; encoded by the coding sequence ATGATCTTTCATTTTTCCCTGCGCAAATGGAAGGAACGCTTCCGCTTTCTGCTCCTCTTCACCGCCTTCACGGTGGCGCTGTATCATGCCCTCCTGCTTGTCACCACTTGGATCGAGCCGGGCAGCCGGTACAGGGAGCCGGAAGGCCGGGCGGTGAAGGTGTTCCTGAACGAAGGGGACGCATTGGCCGGAACCGGCACGATGGGCGAGCGCCTCAGGCTGTTCTACGAGATCGGGGAATAG
- a CDS encoding flagellar protein, whose translation MTMLKVAHCSGCGQVYQKNIRNLCQDCCRSLDDELDRCESYLRRNRRATTEQLREATGVPVKKITAFLKENRLHLASYPNLTYPCNSCQAPIRQHHLCCSCRVRIISDLHILKEQESKKASRPSAFQIRNAAYR comes from the coding sequence ATGACCATGCTGAAGGTAGCCCATTGCTCTGGGTGCGGTCAGGTTTATCAGAAGAATATCAGGAACCTCTGCCAGGACTGCTGCCGGTCCCTCGATGACGAACTTGACCGCTGCGAGTCCTACCTGAGGAGGAACCGCAGGGCAACGACCGAACAGCTGAGGGAAGCCACCGGGGTGCCGGTGAAGAAGATTACGGCCTTCCTCAAGGAGAACCGCCTCCACCTGGCGAGCTACCCGAATTTGACCTACCCCTGCAATTCGTGCCAGGCGCCGATCCGCCAGCACCATCTCTGCTGCTCGTGCCGGGTCCGCATTATTTCGGATCTGCATATCCTCAAGGAGCAGGAATCGAAGAAGGCGTCCCGGCCTTCCGCCTTCCAGATCCGGAACGCGGCTTACCGCTGA
- a CDS encoding Fur family transcriptional regulator — MESRIEKIKQQLQSQGYKLTPQREATVRVLLENEEDHLSAEDVFMLVKDKAPEIGLATVYRTLELLSELHVLEKMNFGDGVARYDLRNDSTHHHHHHLICVQCGAVDEIMEDWLGPLEERLDKEFNFQVLDHRLDFQGICHRCRDKNKS; from the coding sequence ATGGAATCTCGAATTGAAAAAATCAAACAGCAGCTGCAATCGCAAGGCTACAAACTGACGCCCCAGCGGGAAGCCACCGTGCGTGTGCTCCTCGAGAACGAGGAAGACCATCTGAGTGCCGAGGACGTATTCATGCTCGTTAAGGATAAAGCCCCGGAGATTGGACTCGCGACGGTCTACCGGACCCTGGAGCTTCTGAGTGAGCTCCATGTCTTGGAGAAAATGAACTTCGGAGATGGCGTGGCACGTTATGACTTGCGCAATGACAGCACTCATCATCACCATCATCACCTAATCTGTGTGCAGTGCGGCGCCGTGGATGAGATTATGGAAGATTGGCTCGGACCACTGGAGGAGCGGCTGGATAAGGAATTCAATTTCCAGGTTCTCGATCACCGGCTGGACTTCCAAGGCATCTGCCACCGCTGCCGTGATAAGAACAAATCGTGA
- the spoIIM gene encoding stage II sporulation protein M, translating into MLKSRTLELYMKEHLSFYIFVGVVFVTGVVFGAVMVNALSIEQREEIARYLGNFFSSVHQGALDGEGAGSFREAFGMHIKWILLIWLLGISVIGLPLILILDFLKGVLIGFTVGYMVGTLSWKGLLFALVSVVPPNLVLIPVLLVCSVTAMAFTVHLVKNRFISRQGALYEPFMRFTGTMVGSAVLLVGVAGLEAYLSPVMMKWVTPMLLTVSGS; encoded by the coding sequence ATGCTGAAGAGCCGGACGCTGGAGCTGTACATGAAAGAGCACCTGTCATTCTACATTTTTGTCGGCGTCGTCTTTGTAACGGGCGTCGTATTCGGGGCTGTGATGGTGAATGCCCTTTCGATCGAACAGCGGGAGGAGATTGCCCGTTATCTCGGCAACTTCTTCTCCTCCGTCCACCAGGGCGCACTGGACGGCGAAGGGGCCGGTTCTTTCCGTGAGGCCTTCGGCATGCACATTAAGTGGATTCTCCTGATCTGGCTGCTCGGGATCTCGGTGATCGGGCTTCCACTCATCCTCATTCTCGATTTTCTCAAAGGGGTGCTGATCGGCTTCACGGTCGGCTATATGGTGGGGACTCTCTCGTGGAAAGGGCTGCTGTTCGCCCTGGTGTCCGTCGTGCCCCCGAATCTCGTGCTGATTCCGGTGCTCCTCGTCTGCAGTGTGACGGCGATGGCCTTTACGGTACATCTGGTCAAGAATCGGTTCATCTCCCGCCAGGGCGCGCTCTACGAACCGTTCATGCGCTTCACGGGCACGATGGTGGGCTCGGCGGTGCTGCTCGTCGGTGTGGCCGGGCTGGAGGCTTATCTGTCGCCGGTGATGATGAAATGGGTGACGCCCATGCTGCTTACGGTTTCCGGCTCCTAA
- the mciZ gene encoding Z-ring formation inhibitor MciZ, with translation MKSYVTEQQLRLVGKAWEIRKYLQRALDRAAADVPLAALLDGTQSYSVPKGKRVIRSAAAVSGSFRGPAYARQNRMPDVSSAYSPMS, from the coding sequence ATGAAATCCTATGTGACCGAGCAGCAGCTCCGACTCGTCGGCAAAGCCTGGGAAATCCGCAAGTACCTGCAGCGCGCACTCGACCGTGCTGCGGCAGACGTGCCTCTCGCAGCTCTTCTCGACGGCACGCAGAGCTACTCCGTACCGAAGGGCAAGCGGGTGATCCGCTCGGCCGCCGCCGTTTCGGGATCGTTCCGCGGACCGGCCTACGCCCGGCAGAACCGGATGCCCGATGTTTCTTCCGCCTACTCCCCCATGAGCTAG
- a CDS encoding purine-nucleoside phosphorylase — MEPNYVQHILEAAQWISDRIDRRTLEFGLVLGSGLGDLAGQVEDPVVLPYDAIPHFPVSTVEGHAGQFVIGRLEGRQVIVMQGRFHYYEGYSMKKVVFPIYVMKQLGVRSLLITNAAGGMNRGFQAGDLMLISDHLNLTGDNPLIGIHHPELGVRFSDMSQAYSREYRALARRIADRMSAERGEAVRLQEGVYAGITGPNYLPPVELTMLAKLGGDAVGMSTVGEVIAASHAGLRVLGISCITDMAIGEELEPLTHEQVVAVANRTRPVFIELVKRFVAEAPH, encoded by the coding sequence ATGGAACCGAACTACGTTCAGCATATTCTGGAGGCCGCCCAGTGGATCAGCGACCGGATTGACCGGCGTACACTTGAATTCGGGCTCGTTCTGGGCTCGGGACTCGGGGACCTTGCGGGTCAGGTGGAGGACCCCGTTGTCCTGCCATATGACGCGATCCCGCACTTCCCCGTCTCGACGGTGGAAGGCCATGCCGGGCAGTTCGTCATCGGGCGCCTCGAAGGCCGGCAGGTTATCGTCATGCAGGGCCGCTTCCATTATTACGAAGGCTATTCCATGAAAAAAGTGGTCTTCCCCATCTATGTCATGAAGCAGCTCGGCGTAAGGTCCCTTCTCATCACGAATGCGGCCGGGGGGATGAACCGCGGATTCCAGGCTGGCGATCTCATGCTGATCTCCGATCATCTCAATCTGACGGGGGACAACCCGCTGATCGGCATTCACCATCCGGAGCTCGGGGTCCGCTTCTCGGACATGTCGCAGGCGTACAGCCGCGAGTACCGTGCGCTGGCCAGACGCATTGCGGATCGCATGTCTGCAGAGCGGGGAGAAGCCGTACGTCTGCAGGAGGGGGTGTATGCGGGCATCACCGGACCGAATTATCTGCCGCCGGTGGAGCTCACGATGCTGGCGAAGCTCGGCGGGGATGCGGTCGGCATGTCGACGGTGGGCGAAGTCATCGCCGCTTCCCATGCGGGCCTGCGGGTTCTCGGCATCTCCTGCATCACCGATATGGCTATCGGCGAAGAGCTGGAACCGCTGACCCACGAGCAGGTGGTGGCCGTGGCGAACCGAACCAGGCCCGTATTCATCGAACTGGTCAAACGCTTCGTGGCGGAGGCCCCGCACTGA
- the spoIIAA gene encoding anti-sigma F factor antagonist, with amino-acid sequence MSLQIELEHHRKTLIVRLNGELDHHTADAVKTKMEEAILRGNVSHIILSLKDLSFMDSSGLGVILGRYKLITAKGGRMVVCDVNPAVYRLFEMSGLFKIVSVEDDESRALQSLEVAL; translated from the coding sequence TTGAGTCTGCAGATCGAACTGGAGCATCACCGCAAAACGCTGATTGTGCGTCTGAACGGAGAGCTGGATCACCATACGGCCGACGCGGTCAAGACGAAGATGGAAGAAGCCATTCTGAGAGGGAATGTCTCGCATATCATTCTCAGCCTGAAAGACCTGAGCTTCATGGACAGCTCGGGGCTCGGCGTTATCCTTGGCAGATACAAGCTGATTACGGCCAAGGGCGGCCGCATGGTCGTGTGCGACGTCAATCCTGCCGTCTACCGGCTCTTCGAGATGTCGGGGCTGTTCAAGATCGTATCCGTCGAAGATGACGAGAGCAGGGCGCTGCAAAGTCTGGAGGTGGCATTATGA
- the xerD gene encoding site-specific tyrosine recombinase XerD codes for MREQLQAFIRYLSEDKGLAKNTLDSYERDLVQYLDYLESQGVFSLQASSRINISGYLLGLKQKGRAVATLSRSMVSIRALYQYLVKERLLDSDPTIHLESPKPEKRVPMVMSIQEVGKLLNAPQTSTPNGMRDKAMLEVLYATGIRVSELISLDVDSVNPSLGFIRCSGSGGRERIVPLGEIASQYVSAYIESMRPKLLKASKPEPALFVGHLGTRMTRQGFWKIIKKYATDTEIRQEITPHTLRHSFAAHLLENGADLRSVQEMLGHADISTTQIYAQLNRGKIKEVYDRAHPRARME; via the coding sequence ATGAGAGAACAACTGCAAGCTTTTATCCGTTATTTGTCTGAAGACAAGGGTCTGGCCAAGAACACGCTGGATTCCTATGAGCGGGATCTCGTGCAGTATCTGGATTATCTGGAGAGCCAAGGGGTCTTCTCGCTGCAGGCCAGCTCCAGAATCAACATATCGGGCTATCTGCTCGGTCTCAAGCAGAAGGGCAGAGCGGTGGCTACCCTGTCACGGAGCATGGTGTCCATCCGTGCCCTGTACCAATATCTGGTTAAAGAGCGCCTGCTGGATTCGGATCCGACCATTCATCTCGAGTCTCCGAAGCCGGAGAAGCGCGTGCCGATGGTGATGTCCATCCAGGAGGTGGGCAAGCTGCTGAACGCCCCGCAGACGTCCACGCCGAACGGCATGCGGGACAAGGCGATGCTCGAGGTGCTGTACGCCACAGGCATCCGCGTCTCGGAGCTGATCTCCCTGGATGTCGACAGCGTGAATCCGTCCCTCGGCTTCATCCGCTGCTCGGGGAGCGGGGGGAGAGAGCGGATCGTCCCGCTCGGCGAGATCGCTTCGCAGTACGTCAGCGCCTATATCGAATCGATGCGCCCGAAGCTGCTTAAGGCTTCGAAGCCGGAGCCGGCGCTCTTCGTCGGTCACCTCGGAACGCGCATGACCCGCCAGGGCTTCTGGAAGATCATCAAGAAGTATGCCACGGACACCGAGATCCGGCAGGAGATTACGCCGCATACGCTGCGGCATTCCTTCGCCGCCCATCTGCTCGAGAACGGGGCCGACCTGCGTTCGGTGCAGGAGATGCTCGGCCATGCGGACATCTCCACGACGCAGATCTATGCCCAGCTGAACCGGGGGAAGATCAAGGAAGTATACGACCGGGCCCATCCCCGGGCACGGATGGAATAA